The following nucleotide sequence is from Pseudomonadota bacterium.
CTGCGCCTAAAGGCAAGTTAGATGTGCCCTTAAAAGCTATGCTTGTGGATAGCTGGTATGATTCTTATTTGGGTGTGATCATATTGGTGCGCATCAAGGATGGGGTGCTGAAGAAAAACATGAAGATCCGGATGATGGCAAAGGGGGCAACTTATCAAGTGGATCAGGTGGGTGTATTTACTCCCAAGCGCATTTCCGTTGATCAGTTAGGCCCAGGTGAGATAGGCTTTATCACGGCCAGCATTAAGTCAGTCTCTGACTGCCAGGTGGGTGACACCATCACGGAAGAAAAACGGCTTGCAGCTGAACCACTACCAGGGTTTAAACCCAGCATTCCGGTGGTGTTTTGCGGGCTTTTTCCAGTGGATGCTGGTGAATTTGATCACCTTAGACAAAGCCTTGAACGTTTGCATTTGAATGATGCCAGCTTTCATTATGAGGCTGAAACTTCTGCTGCCCTTGGCTTAGGGTTTCGCTGTGGATTTTTAGGCTTGTTGCACTTGGAGATCGTTCAAGAGCGCCTGGAGCGTGAATTTGATTTGGACTTGGTCACAACGGCTCCCAGTGTGGTCTATAAAATCCATATGAACAACGGTGAAATCAAAGAGATGCACAATCCGGTTGATATGCCAGATGTTGTGAAAATCAATTTTATCGAAGAGCCCTGGATTAAGGCCACCATTATGGTGCCGGATGACTATTTGGGTAGTGTGCTCTCACTGTGCACTGAACGCCGGGGTGAGCAGGTGGAGCTTACCTACGTGGGCTCAAGGGCCATGGTGGTCTACAAGTTACCGCTAAATGAGATCGTGTTTGATTTTTATGATCGACTTAAGTCAGTCAGCAGGGGCTATGCGAGCTTTGACTATCAAATGGAAAATTACCGGGAAGGGGATCTGGTCAAACTGGCAATTTTGATCAATGGCGAGCCAGTGGATGCGCTATCAATCATTGTGCACCGAAGTCACGCTGAGCCTAGAGGACGTGAGCTTTGTAGCCGTCTAAAAGAGCTAATCCCCCGGCAACTGTTTAAGATTGCCATTCAAGCCGCCATTGGCGGCAAAATTGTCGCACGCGAAACGGTTTCGGCAATGCGCAAGGATGTTACAGCTAAGTGCTATGGTGGTGATGTTTCCCGTAAGCGCAAGCTGCTCGATAAACAAAAAAAGGGAAAAAAGCGCATGCGCAATATTGGTAATGTGGAAATTCCCCAGAGTGCTTTTTTGGAGGCGTTGAAAACGGGGAAGGATTAGGGTGCATTCAGTAAAGTATACCCGTCCCGGGCATAAATGGCGCTTTTGGACACCCTCTTCTGTAGCCGTCATCCTGAACGCTGATTTTCCAAACGTGCGACGTAGTCGCGCGAATTAGAAAATCTTTGCGATCTATTGA
It contains:
- the lepA gene encoding translation elongation factor 4, which codes for MIPLERIRNFSIVAHIDHGKSTLADRLIEVCGGIEKRELQAQMLDSMDIERERGITIKAQTVRLTYKAEDGETYYLNLMDTPGHVDFAYEVSRSLAACEGSLLVVDASQGVEAQTLANVYLALDNNHEIIPVLNKVDLPAADPERIKAQIEEVIGLDASDALLISAKTGLGVAAVLEALVRRLPAPKGKLDVPLKAMLVDSWYDSYLGVIILVRIKDGVLKKNMKIRMMAKGATYQVDQVGVFTPKRISVDQLGPGEIGFITASIKSVSDCQVGDTITEEKRLAAEPLPGFKPSIPVVFCGLFPVDAGEFDHLRQSLERLHLNDASFHYEAETSAALGLGFRCGFLGLLHLEIVQERLEREFDLDLVTTAPSVVYKIHMNNGEIKEMHNPVDMPDVVKINFIEEPWIKATIMVPDDYLGSVLSLCTERRGEQVELTYVGSRAMVVYKLPLNEIVFDFYDRLKSVSRGYASFDYQMENYREGDLVKLAILINGEPVDALSIIVHRSHAEPRGRELCSRLKELIPRQLFKIAIQAAIGGKIVARETVSAMRKDVTAKCYGGDVSRKRKLLDKQKKGKKRMRNIGNVEIPQSAFLEALKTGKD